The Nymphaea colorata isolate Beijing-Zhang1983 chromosome 7, ASM883128v2, whole genome shotgun sequence DNA window AACGAGGACGGACGGGTACCTGTAGTGAGAGTACAGTAATCGTGCACCTTCTCTTAGCAGGATAGGGTGACGCCTTGGCAAAAGAAACgcccttcttctctctcttggTAACCCTTTCTTCCTAATGCCCACGCTTTGTGCGGACAGAACCATGGCTGCTGCAGCTGCTCCCGCTGTTTCTGTCGCATATCATCCGGCTAGATGCCTGCAATTTGGAAGACACAGGAGATTTTATGTGAGTAAACAAAAGCCAATCCCGAGGCTTGCTACCAATTACTGGAAGTTCAGGCGAGCAACGGTGGTCAGCTCGTCGTCTTCTTTCATGGTCGAACAGGAAAAGGAGAATGATGGATCCATGGGTGCGGAGGTACTCCATCGATTCATCGAGCTTAATCTGGGGAACTGGAATGGCTCTTTCTATGTGGGTATCAGTGTTCTTTTTCCCATATTCTGGATTGGTACTACTTTGATTTTCCATTGCTCCCAATGCCCCTGCTTTCATCACGTTGTGGGGGTATTATATTCTTGTCCATACACTGTATGCATAAGCTTTGTGTACATTTCATCTTGTTAATCTAATGCAGCAATTTGACGGAACCGGAAGTTTATTGCAAACTGTGACGACCAGATTGGCGGCGAGCTCGTATGGTGAAGATGAACTCATGAGCCTCATCCAAACGTAGGATTTTcttaagagttttttccctttGTTCTCTGCGTCTGTAGAAACAGAATGTCTCCATCGCCACCGACCAAACAGCGTGCAATCCGTGGTTAGGAAGCGTAACTCATCAAGATCATTAAAAGTACGGAaagctttttagtttttagcaCCAAATTGTCGCCTCTTTGCTCATGAGAAGGGAAAATTTCtacagaagaaaatgaaaagatcaGCGATCTAAATATTAGAGAAAAGACTTGTTTCAGAGAACAAGTGTCAGTTCATTTTAACCGTCTAAATAATTGCTGCATCTTGCGCTTTGTTGGTACctattctcacttgttttcgaGAATGCCACATTGCGATGATACGAACGGAACCAGCCTGATAGGAATATCAGGAGTTCCTCCTTTCCGGGCTCTTTATTAAGTTTGTCTGATTAATTTTTGGGTCCATAAATACAGGATCTTTACCATTTGTTCCACGATGGTTCGATTCCTGATGTAGATTGATCCATAATTCAGGTTATATGTTCTGGGTTGAACATATACAGTCATTCAATTTATGCCTGCGCTGTATACAGATGTTGTCAGAAGTTCATTTTTAGTTGCTTCATGTTTTTTAGGCTATACATAAAACAGCCTGCTTCAGGGTATGAACCTGACTTGGAGTGGGCAGAATACAAGATCAAGGAGAGTAACATGTTTACGGTGGACAAGTATCAGCAGGTAAGCCTTCAGTTTATTACTTCTACTTACTTTTTCATCCACTTTCAGTCACCATTCAAATTATGGAACAAAGTAACTGTTTTGGTTGCTGGATGAGTTAGCATCTTCTTAGGCTGAGGAGACTTGATGACATGGATATCTTTGTATTTGTCTGTCCAATTGTGCCTTTTGAGTACCTACATTTTTTTAGTTCTCAGATTGGTTTTTTCCCAAAGGAGAAAGCATTTGCTTTGAGATACCAGACAGCAGGAATGCTAGAAACAACACTGAGAGCAGGCGTTCTTGGAGAAGACGATATTGGTGAAGAATCACCAAAGTAAGTATTAATATCTCCAACTGAGTACTAGCTCTCTCTGTAATGTATCTTAAAGCAACGATGTGCGCTCATATCTCATGGCCTTGTACAATTGAGCGTTAgtgtcacatgggtacaggtaCACTTCCAGATACAAAGTAACCCATAGAAAAGTAGCATGATTAGTGCattaaattgaataaagaaCCCTCACAGTTCACATTCCACAACTACAAACACATTTCTATGATAATAAACTGAAACAATAAACAAGTTCGATAACAGAAAATTACTGCTAAAGTTTCAATATTGAAGAGAAGTTATAACAATGCATACCAGAGTGGACAAATTTGAGCTTGGTCAAACTTGACTGATTTGAACAAAATAA harbors:
- the LOC116256982 gene encoding uncharacterized protein LOC116256982 yields the protein MPTLCADRTMAAAAAPAVSVAYHPARCLQFGRHRRFYVSKQKPIPRLATNYWKFRRATVVSSSSSFMVEQEKENDGSMGAEVLHRFIELNLGNWNGSFYQFDGTGSLLQTVTTRLAASSYGEDELMSLIQTLYIKQPASGYEPDLEWAEYKIKESNMFTVDKYQQIGFFPKEKAFALRYQTAGMLETTLRAGVLGEDDIGEESPKGLKIPSKIPSIVCENCLYSQKSDMRARAFHIMDPHGVLEMLLIFLEKREDGTPISSAPGKLLDDSADRITPFLGEWQGHSLTKRTGVYGATITEADTQVILEMNDGRLIQNITSTSDDGTSSVQWTGSISGNLISFDRGFQMIMLPGGMYMACPEDLSKNVSSSQSFHLEFCWMESSDTRQRLVRTFDTDGLAVSSTYFYETKV